From the Arvicola amphibius chromosome 2, mArvAmp1.2, whole genome shotgun sequence genome, one window contains:
- the Raf1 gene encoding RAF proto-oncogene serine/threonine-protein kinase isoform X2: MMANSRILLRQATLSEFSCRISRGRCKKARLDWNTDAASLIGEELQVDFLDHVPLTTHNFARKTFLKLAFCDICQKFLLNGFRCQTCGYKFHEHCSTKVPTMCVDWSNIRQLLLFPNSTVGDSGVPALPSLTMRRMRESVSRMPASSQHRYSTPHAFTFNTSSPSSEGSLSQRQRSTSTPNVHMVSTTLPVDSRMIEDAIRSHSESASPSALSSSPNNLSPTGWSQPKTPVPAQRERAPGSGTQEKNKIRPRGQRDSSYYWEIEASEVMLSTRIGSGSFGTVYKGKWHGDVAVKILKVVDPTPEQLQAFRNEVAVLRKTRHVNILLFMGYMTKDNLAIVTQWCEGSSLYKHLHVQETKFQMFQLIDIARQTAQGMDYLHAKNIIHRDMKSNNIFLHEGLTVKIGDFGLATVKSRWSGSQQVEQPTGSVLWMAPEVIRMQDNNPFSFQSDVYSYGIVLYELMTGELPYSHINNRDQIIFMVGRGYASPDLSRLYKNCPKAMKRLVADCVKKVKEERPLFPQILSSIELLQHSLPKINRSASEPSLHRAAHTEDINACTLTTSPRLPVF, translated from the exons TAAGAAAGCACGCTTAGATTGGAACACCGATGCCGCCTCTCTGATTGGAGAAGAACTGCAAGTGGATTTCTTGGATCATGTTCCACTCACAACTCACAACTTT GCACGGAAAACGTTCCTAAAGCTTGCATTCTGTGACATCTGTCAAAAGTTCCTGCTAAACGGATTTCGATGTCAGACTTGTGGCTACAAGTTTCATGAGCACTGTAGCACCAAAGTACCTACTATGTGTGTGGACTGGAGTAATATCAGACAGCTttt GCTGTTCCCAAATTCCACTGTTGGTGATAGTGGAGTACCagcattaccttctttgacaatGCGTCGGATGCGAGAGTCTGTTTCCCGGATGCCTGCTAG TTCCCAGCACAGATACTCCACACCTCATGCCTTTACTTTCAACACCTCCAGCCCTTCCTCTGAAGGTTCCCTCTCCCAGAGGCAGAGGTCAACGTCCACTCCCAATGTCCACATGGTCAGCACCACCTTGCCTGTGGACAGCAGGATGATTGAG gaTGCAATTCGAAGTCACAGTGAATCAG CCTCACCTTCAGCCCTGTCCAGCAGCCCCAACAACCTGAGCCCAACAGGCTGGTCACAGCCCAAAACCCCTGTACCAGCACAAAGAGAACGGGCACCAGGATCTGGGacccaggaaaaaaacaaaatt AGGCCTCGTGGACAGAGAGATTCCAGCTATTACTGGGAAATAGAAGCCAGTGAGGTGATGCTGTCCACTCGGATTGGGTCGGGCTCCTTTGGCACTGTGTACAAGGGCAAGTGGCACG GAGATGTTGCAGTAAAGATCCTAAAGGTTGTTGATCCAACCCCAGAGCAGCTCCAGGCCTTCAGGAACGAGGTGGCTGTCTTGCG CAAAACACGGCATGTTAATATCCTGCTGTTCATGGGGTACATGACAAAGGACAACCTGGCCATTGTGACCCAGTGGTGTGAAGGCAGCAGTCTCTATAAACATCTGCATGTCCAGGAGACCAAATTCCAGATGTTCCAGCTAATTGACATTGCCCGACAGACAGCTCAGGGAATGGA CTATTTGCATGCAAAGAACATCATCCACAGAGACATGAAATCCAACA ATATATTTCTCCATGAAGGCCTCACGGTGAAAATTGGAGATTTTGGTTTGGCAACAGTGAAGTCACGCTGGAGTGGTTCTCAACAGGTTGAACAGCCCACTGGCTCTGTACTGTGGATG GCTCCAGAGGTAATCCGAATGCAGGATAACAACCCGTTCAGCTTCCAGTCTGACGTCTACTCCTACGGCATTGTGCTGTATGAGCTGATGACCGGGGAGCTTCCCTACTCGCACATCAACAACCGAGATCAG ATCATCTTCATGGTGGGCCGTGGATACGCGTCCCCAGATCTTAGCAGGCTCTACAAGAACTGTCCCAAGGCAATGAAGAGGTTGGTGGCCGACTGTGtgaagaaagtaaaagaagagaGACCTCTGTTTCCCCAG ATCCTGTCTTCCATTGAGCTGCTTCAGCACTCTCTGCCGAAAATCAACAGGAGCgcctctgagccctctctgcaTCGGGCGGCTCACACGGAGGACATCAATGCTTGCACGCTGACCACATCGCCGAGGCTGCCGGTCTTCTAG
- the Mkrn2 gene encoding probable E3 ubiquitin-protein ligase makorin-2 — protein sequence MSTKQVTCRYFMHGVCREGSQCLFSHDLANSKPSTICKYYQKGYCAYGARCRYDHTKPPAAAGGAVGPAPHSVPSSSLPSSHPSPDIATSVTRTHLHEPGKREKKMLVLRDRNLTGLAEDKTLPSTVNNPGGCSDPQTSPETKPHSYLDAIRSGLDDLEASSSCSSEQQLCPYAAAGECRFGDACVYLHGDMCEICRLQVLHPFDPEQRKAHEKMCMSTFEHEMEKAFAFQASQDKVCSICMEVILEKASASERRFGILSSCSHTYCLSCIRQWRCAKQFENPIIKSCPECRVISEFVIPSVYWVEDQNKKNELIEAFKQGMGKKACKYFEQGKGTCPFGSKCLYRHAYPDGRLAEPEKPRKQLSSEGTVRFFNSVRLWDFIENRETQQVPSTEDVDVTELGDLFMHLSGVEPSET from the exons GTATTTTATGCATGGCGTGTGTCGCGAAGGCAGCCAGTGCCTGTTCTCACATGACTTGGCGAATAGCAAGCCATCCACCATCTGCAAATACTACCAGAAGGGCTACTGCGCCTATGGTGCACGCTGCAG ATACGACCATACGAAGcccccagctgcagcaggtggAGCTGTGGGCCCTGCTCCCCACTCTGTGCCCTCCTCGAGCTTGCCCAGTTCTCACCCTTCTCCTGACATCGCCACATCTGTTACGAGAACACATCTGCATGAACCAGGGAAGCGGGAGAAGAAGATGCTGGTGCTCAGAGACCGCA ATCTCACTGGCCTGGCTGAAGACAAGACTCTCCCGAGCACAGTGAATAATCCAGGTGGTTGCAGTGACCCTCAGACCAGCCCAGAGACGAAGCCCCATTCCTACCTAGACGCCATCAGGAGTGGCCTGGACGACTTGGAGGCCAGCAGCTCCTGTAGCAGTGAGCAGCAGTTGTGCCCCTATGCTGCTGCTGGGGAGTGCCGGTTTGGAGATGCCTGTGTCTACCTGCATGGGGACATGTGTGAGATCTGCAGGCTTCAAGTCCTGCACCCCTTTGACCCAGAACAAAGGAAAGCTCATGAGAAG aTGTGTATGTCGACATTTGAACACGAGATGGAAAAGGCTTTTGCCTTCCAGGCAAGCCAGGACAAAGTGTGCAGCATTTGTATGGAGGTGATCTTGGAGAAGGCGTCTGCTTCTGAGAGGAGGTTCGGCATTCTCTCCAGCTGCAGCCACACCTACTGCCTGTCCTGCATCCGCCAGTGGAGATGCGCAAAGCAGTTTGAAAACCCAATCATAAA GTCTTGTCCAGAGTGCCGTGTGATATCAGAGTTTGTAATCCCAAGTGTGTACTGGGTAGAAGAtcagaataaaaagaatgaattgaTTGAAGCTTTCAAACAGGGAATGGG GAAAAAGGCATGTAAATACTTTGAACAAGGCAAGGGGACCTGTCCCTTtggaagcaagtgcctttaccgcCATGCTTACCCTGATGGGCGGctggcagagccagagaaaccTCGGAAGCAGCTGAGTTCTGAAGGCACTGTGAGG TTCTTCAACTCAGTGCGGCTTTGGGATTTTATCGAGAATCGAGAAACCCAGCAGGTCCCCAGCACAGAGGATGTCGATGTGACGGAGCTCGGAGACCTCTTCATGCACCTTTCTGGAGTAGAGCCATCAGAGACCTAG